The Aquicoccus sp. G2-2 genome contains the following window.
GGTAAAACTGCAACTCAATTACTGCAATGCCCTCGTAATTAAGTGAATTTACAATATCGTCCTGTTCGGAGGGAAGAACGCGGGATGTTCATTCTTCATCACTTTTAATTGATGTATATGCTCTCTTTTCTGACGTTAGTCTCCGACGGCAGGCTTCAATGACCCAGGCTGAGAAATTCCCGGACCCTTTTTGCTCAAGAGCGATGTTAATTTGTTCAATCATTTGGTTAGGAAAGCGGATGTTGCGGGTTGTTGTTCTGCGGGTTCTGTTCTTCGTTGACATGAGGTTGCCCCGTATTCAGTGTCGCTGATTTGTATTGTCTGAAGTTGTTTTTACGTTAAGTTGATGCAGATCAATTAATACGATACCTGCGTCATAAT
Protein-coding sequences here:
- a CDS encoding YlcI/YnfO family protein; this encodes MSTKNRTRRTTTRNIRFPNQMIEQINIALEQKGSGNFSAWVIEACRRRLTSEKRAYTSIKSDEE